A genomic window from Gossypium hirsutum isolate 1008001.06 chromosome D12, Gossypium_hirsutum_v2.1, whole genome shotgun sequence includes:
- the LOC107890151 gene encoding uncharacterized protein: MDSFGFDNVKAEKAKAMRRFNRLRSLAKAFRFLELLAALLFFAWTFDRVPFAVKISGEFLLKLGGVVASPLFVFLVSNVIIVTLIAKSGIFSAVNNVDSKIYDEIINNAENRSKSECQKEVLYQDKEIISEASIDTLSSEETEPEPEPDSEFEMDYPRVYRRSKSEKLAIRKSWEEVTKELRRSETEKCRKVENMDGELVPEDELSNEEFQRTIEDFIAKQLRFRREESLSIVFPCSNPNLKNNFPLQ, translated from the coding sequence ATGGATTCCTTTGGTTTCGATAACGTGAAAGCAGAGAAAGCAAAGGCGATGAGGAGGTTCAATCGGCTTCGAAGCTTAGCCAAGGCCTTCCGTTTCTTGGAACTGCTTGCGGCTTTGCTGTTTTTCGCGTGGACATTCGACCGCGTGCCTTTCGCCGTCAAAATCTCCGGAGAGTTCCTTTTGAAGCTCGGCGGAGTCGTCGCCAGTCCCCTCTTTGTTTTCCTCGTCTCTAACGTCATCATCGTTACCCTCATTGCCAAGTCCGGCATTTTTTCCGCTGTTAACAATGTTGATTCCAAAATCTACGATGAAATCATCAACAATGCTGAGAATCGCTCCAAATCCGAGTGCCAAAAAGAGGTTCTGTATCAAGACAAAGAGATCATCTCTGAAGCGAGCATAGATACCTTAAGCAGCGAAGAAACGGAGCCGGAGCCGGAACCGGACTCTGAGTTTGAGATGGATTATCCAAGAGTGTATAGAAGGAGTAAGTCGGAGAAGTTGGCGATAAGAAAGAGTTGGGAGGAAGTGACGAAGGAACTACGACGATCCGAGACAGAAAAGTGCCGGAAAGTTGAAAATATGGACGGGGAATTAGTTCCAGAAGACGAGTTGAGCAACGAAGAGTTTCAACGAACGATCGAAGATTTCATCGCGAAGCAGTTGAGGTTTCGCCGAGAAGAATCTCTGTCTATTGTTTTTCCCTGTTCAAACCCAAACCTGAAAAATAACTTCCCTTTGCAGTAA